The nucleotide window GCCGCGCCAGAACTCGATGAAGATCACCGAGACCAGCTTGACCGCCGGCAGCTTCGACCGCCGTCCCAGCGCCAGCAGGATGCCGAGCGGGAACGAGGCGACGATGCCGACGATGGCGACCACCAGCGTCACCAGCAATCCGCCCCACAGCTGCGTCTCCACCGGCCTCAGGCCGAAGTCGTAGGAGACGACGGCGAAGACCAGCGCCAGCGCCGCGTACATCGCCGCCACGACCTTGAGCGGGGAGAGCGGCTCGATGCCCGCATTCCGGCAGATCAGCGCGGTGATGGCGAGCGAGAGCACGGCCAGGATCGCAAGGCCGATCCAGAAGCTCCCCGACAGGTCCACATCGCCGCCGGTCAGCAGGATGAAGCCGGCGATCGGGAAGACGACGAGCAGGTAGAGCACCGTCTCGCGCTTGAACGGCACCTGCGGGATCGCCGCCGGCACCAGGCCGGCGATCAGCAGCAGGCCGGTGAGGTCCACCCGCCAGCGTTCGGGGTCCGGATAGCGGCCATACATGAACTGGCCGAACTTGGCGTAGACGAAGGCCCAGCAGGCCCCGGCCCCTTCCACGACGCAGGCATCGCGGCTGGTGCCGGTCCACACCGCATCGATGAACAGCCAGTTGATGGTCGGCGGCAGGATCAGGGCCAGCATGGCGATGCCGACCACGGTCATGATGGCATTGCCGACACTGTCGAACAGGTTCTGGCGGATCCAGCCGATCGCGCCGGTCTCGGAGACGGGCGGCGCCATGCGCGGCGCCTCGTCGGTTCGCACATAGGCGATTTTCGACACGGTCATCGCCCTACCTCTCCACCAGCGCCATGCGCGAATTGTACCAGTTCATGAAGCCCGAGGTGAGCAGCGACAGGGTCAGGTAGACCAGCATGGTGATGATGATCACCTCCACCGCCTGGCCGGTCTGGTTCAGCACCGTGCCGGCGAACACCGCGACGAGGTCCGGATAGCCGATGGCGACCGCCAGCGAGGAGTTCTTGGTCAGGTTGAGGAACTGGCTGGTCAGCGGCGGGATGATCACCCGCATCGCCTGCGGGATGATCACCAGCTGCAGCGTCCGCCGGGGCCGCAGACCCAGCGAATAGGCCGCCTCCGTCTGGCCGTGCGAGACGGCGAGGATGCCCGCGCGCACGATCTCGGCGATGAACGCCGCCGTGTAGAGCGCAAGTCCCAGCAGCAGGGCCATGAATTCCGGGATGACGACGACGCCGCCGCGGAAGTTGAACCCGGCAAGCTCCGCATAGGCCAGCTCGACCGGCATGCCGGTAACGAGATAGGCAAGGAGCGGCAGGCCGACGATCAGCCCGAGCCCGGCGATCACGCTGGGGAACTGGCGTCCGGTCTCCTGCTGGCGCTTGCGCGCCCAGCGCGAGATGCCGATCGAGGCGGCAATGGCGGCGAGCAGCGCCCACAGGATCGCGGACGACCCCGGCTGGCCGATCACCTCGGGAAGGATCAGGCCGCGATTGTTGAGAAAGACGCCGGGCACCGGCTCCAGCGACTGGCGCGGCGACGGCAGCACGGACAGCACCGCCTTGTACCAGAACAGCAGTTGCAGCAGCAGCGGGATGTTGCGCAGCAACTCCACATACCAGGTGGCGATCTGGCGGATCAGGAAGTTCTTCGACAGCCGCGCGATGCCGACGATGAAGCCGAGCACCGTGGCGATGACGATGCCGATCGATGCCACCAGCAAGGTGTTCAGCAGGCCCACGATGAAGGCGCGGGAATAGCTGCTGTCGTTGGTGTAGGAAACAAGGGACTGGGAGACGTCGAAGCCGGCGCGCTCGGACAGGAATCCGAGGCCGGAGGCGATTCCCGCCCGTTCCAGGTTGATCTTCGCGTTGTAGGCGAAGAAGGCAAGCATCCCCAGGAGGAAGGCGACGACCAGCACCTGGAAGACAACGCCGCGCACGCGCGGATTGTAGAACCAGGATGTGCCGGATCCGCCGCCCGCTTGCTCGCGCTCGGCAGAGCTTGCAGGTGTCATGTCAGACAGGTTCCCCTCGCCGGTTCGCTGTTTTCAGCGTTACCCGA belongs to Stappia indica and includes:
- a CDS encoding amino acid ABC transporter permease → MTVSKIAYVRTDEAPRMAPPVSETGAIGWIRQNLFDSVGNAIMTVVGIAMLALILPPTINWLFIDAVWTGTSRDACVVEGAGACWAFVYAKFGQFMYGRYPDPERWRVDLTGLLLIAGLVPAAIPQVPFKRETVLYLLVVFPIAGFILLTGGDVDLSGSFWIGLAILAVLSLAITALICRNAGIEPLSPLKVVAAMYAALALVFAVVSYDFGLRPVETQLWGGLLVTLVVAIVGIVASFPLGILLALGRRSKLPAVKLVSVIFIEFWRGVPLITVLFMSSVMLPLFLPDGVNFDKLLRALIGVALFASAYMAEVVRGGLQAIPKGQYEAADAMGLSFWQGIGLIIMPQALKLVIPGIVNTFIGLFKDTSLVLIIGLFDLLGIVSLNFSDANWASPNTPATGFVFAAFVFWIFCFGMSRYSIYMERRLHRGHAR
- a CDS encoding amino acid ABC transporter permease, which translates into the protein MTPASSAEREQAGGGSGTSWFYNPRVRGVVFQVLVVAFLLGMLAFFAYNAKINLERAGIASGLGFLSERAGFDVSQSLVSYTNDSSYSRAFIVGLLNTLLVASIGIVIATVLGFIVGIARLSKNFLIRQIATWYVELLRNIPLLLQLLFWYKAVLSVLPSPRQSLEPVPGVFLNNRGLILPEVIGQPGSSAILWALLAAIAASIGISRWARKRQQETGRQFPSVIAGLGLIVGLPLLAYLVTGMPVELAYAELAGFNFRGGVVVIPEFMALLLGLALYTAAFIAEIVRAGILAVSHGQTEAAYSLGLRPRRTLQLVIIPQAMRVIIPPLTSQFLNLTKNSSLAVAIGYPDLVAVFAGTVLNQTGQAVEVIIITMLVYLTLSLLTSGFMNWYNSRMALVER